A part of Paenibacillus sp. IHBB 10380 genomic DNA contains:
- a CDS encoding NADPH-dependent FMN reductase: protein MVQTIKVLAISGSLRHNSSNTALMNAMIALAPANMEFITYGGLGDLPHFNPDIDIDVGPAPVAGLRKQLKEANGVLICTPEYGNGVPGVLKNALDWIVSSGEFVNKPTAVVSASPTPMGGDKAHDSLLLTLKMISAEIVEGGTMMIPHITLKLNKEGIITDPETKQELLTVIRTLGQACTNK, encoded by the coding sequence ATGGTACAAACCATTAAAGTTTTGGCGATATCGGGGAGCCTGCGTCACAATTCCTCCAATACGGCATTAATGAACGCGATGATTGCATTAGCTCCGGCTAACATGGAATTCATTACTTATGGCGGATTAGGCGACCTTCCGCATTTTAACCCCGACATCGATATCGACGTTGGACCAGCTCCGGTAGCAGGGCTGAGAAAACAACTTAAAGAGGCGAATGGTGTTCTTATATGTACACCCGAGTATGGGAACGGTGTGCCTGGCGTTCTGAAAAATGCCCTTGACTGGATTGTGTCCTCAGGTGAGTTTGTGAATAAACCTACAGCGGTAGTTAGCGCTTCACCAACTCCTATGGGGGGTGATAAAGCACATGATTCACTTCTGCTTACGCTTAAAATGATTAGCGCTGAGATTGTAGAAGGGGGGACGATGATGATACCGCACATCACTTTGAAACTGAATAAAGAAGGTATTATTACGGACCCTGAAACAAAGCAGGAGTTATTAACTGTGATCCGGACGCTCGGGCAAGCTTGTACAAATAAGTAA
- a CDS encoding assimilatory sulfite reductase (NADPH) flavoprotein subunit, giving the protein MELQVINSPFNQEQVELLNRLLPTLTDGQQLWLSGYLTALQGTTGAVASDLTPVAPSASNIPVISKEVTILFGSQTGNCNGLAQKVSKKLKDRDFQVTLSSMGDFKTNGLKKVQNLLILVSTHGEGDAPDNAIPFYEFLHSKRAPQLEGLSFSVLALGDTSYEFFCQTGKDFDKRLEELGGKRIIPRVDCDVDFDESAAEWMNQVISSLSKTSVNSSSVSGVSGTSPMETESEYSRTNPFQAEVLENLNLNGRGSDRETRHLEISLEGSNLQYEPGDSLGIFPENHPRYVDELIEAMGWNAEEFVAINKNGEERKLREALHRHYEITVLTKPLLTQVANLTSSNELAVLIGAGNEAELRHYLGERDLLDLVQDYSLKGISAGDFVSILRKLPARLYSIASSSKSFPDEVHVTVRTIRYEAQGRERYGVCSTQLSERIQSGDTLPVFIQHNPNFKLAESPNTPIIMIGPGTGVAPFRAFLGEKEETGSEGKTWLFYGDQHFSTDFLYQTEWQRWLKDGVLTRMDVAFSRDTDKKVYVQHRMLEKSQELYQWLQDGACIYVCGDEKKMAHDVNAALLTILEQEGGLSPEKAAEYLTDMQQQKRYQRDVY; this is encoded by the coding sequence TTGGAACTCCAAGTAATAAATAGTCCTTTTAATCAGGAGCAAGTGGAACTGCTCAATCGTCTTTTGCCAACGCTAACAGATGGACAACAACTCTGGTTGAGCGGGTATTTAACGGCTCTTCAGGGAACGACAGGAGCGGTGGCATCCGACTTAACACCAGTAGCGCCTTCGGCATCAAATATACCAGTAATTTCCAAAGAGGTGACAATCCTCTTCGGATCACAGACTGGCAACTGTAATGGATTGGCACAGAAGGTGTCCAAGAAACTGAAGGATCGTGACTTTCAGGTCACACTTTCCTCGATGGGCGATTTCAAAACGAACGGCTTAAAGAAGGTACAAAACTTACTTATTCTGGTTAGTACTCACGGTGAAGGAGATGCACCGGACAACGCTATTCCTTTCTATGAGTTCCTTCATAGCAAGAGAGCGCCTCAATTAGAGGGCTTATCGTTTTCTGTACTCGCACTGGGGGACACTTCTTATGAGTTTTTTTGCCAAACGGGTAAGGATTTCGATAAGCGCCTAGAAGAGCTAGGCGGGAAGCGGATAATTCCACGTGTCGATTGTGACGTGGATTTTGACGAATCGGCGGCGGAATGGATGAATCAAGTCATCAGTTCCTTAAGTAAGACATCGGTAAACTCATCTAGCGTCAGTGGCGTCAGTGGAACCTCCCCGATGGAGACGGAATCAGAATACTCAAGAACGAATCCCTTTCAGGCTGAAGTTCTAGAGAACTTGAATCTGAATGGCCGTGGGTCAGACCGTGAAACACGTCACCTTGAGATATCACTGGAGGGATCAAATCTTCAGTATGAACCGGGAGATAGCTTGGGCATCTTTCCGGAGAATCATCCTCGTTATGTAGACGAGTTGATCGAAGCCATGGGCTGGAATGCAGAGGAGTTTGTAGCGATTAATAAGAATGGTGAAGAGCGGAAATTACGCGAAGCATTACATCGTCATTATGAGATCACAGTGCTTACGAAACCGCTGCTTACACAAGTGGCTAATCTTACTTCGAGCAATGAACTAGCAGTGTTAATAGGGGCTGGGAACGAAGCAGAGCTTCGACATTATCTAGGTGAGCGGGATCTATTAGATTTGGTGCAGGACTACTCGCTGAAGGGAATCTCTGCCGGAGATTTCGTTTCAATCCTTAGGAAATTGCCTGCACGGTTGTACTCGATTGCTAGCAGTTCCAAATCATTTCCGGATGAGGTACATGTTACGGTTCGAACCATTCGTTATGAGGCACAAGGGCGCGAACGTTATGGCGTCTGTTCCACGCAACTATCAGAACGAATACAGTCAGGTGATACTCTACCGGTTTTTATACAGCACAATCCGAATTTCAAGCTTGCTGAGAGCCCAAATACACCAATCATCATGATTGGACCTGGCACAGGTGTTGCACCGTTTAGAGCTTTCTTAGGAGAGAAGGAGGAGACGGGATCTGAAGGGAAAACTTGGTTGTTCTACGGTGACCAGCATTTCTCAACAGACTTTCTTTATCAGACAGAATGGCAGCGCTGGCTCAAGGATGGCGTGCTGACACGAATGGATGTTGCATTCTCACGAGATACAGACAAGAAAGTATACGTACAACACCGGATGCTTGAGAAGAGTCAAGAGCTCTATCAATGGCTGCAGGACGGTGCATGCATATATGTCTGTGGTGATGAGAAGAAGATGGCACATGATGTGAACGCGGCATTATTAACGATCCTCGAACAAGAGGGCGGTCTCAGTCCAGAGAAAGCAGCGGAGTATTTAACAGATATGCAACAGCAGAAACGTTATCAACGGGATGTTTACTAA
- the cysI gene encoding assimilatory sulfite reductase (NADPH) hemoprotein subunit, translating to MSDNNLMSSHSAPHSDVEEIKRRSQYLRGSLTETLQDPITGSIPEDDNRLMKHHGSYMQDDRDLRNERLKQKLEPAYQFMLRVRAAGGVVTPEQWLMMDSVAQQYANGTIRLTTRQSFQLHGVLKWNLKNTIREVNDALLSTLAACGDVNRNVMCNPNPYQSEVHAQVYEWAAKVSDHLNPRTRAYHEIWLDGEKVVDSQAHDVEIEPIYGAVYLPRKFKIGIAVPPSNDVDVFSQDLGLIAIVEEGRLIGFNVAVGGGMGMAHGDPKTYPQVNKIIGFCTPEQMIDVAEKTVTIQRDYGDRAVRKHARFKYTIDDRGLDWFINELTNRLGWSLEEARPYHFDHNGDRYGWVKGSNGKWHFTMFIQSGRIKDEDDYLLMTGLREIAKVHTGDFRLTANQNLIIANISTQKKKKIERMIKEYGLTDGIHHSALRRNSMACVSFPTCGLAMAESERYLPTLMDKIEPMLVESGLREKEIVIRMTGCPNGCARPMLAEIAFIGKAPGKYNMYLGGGFTGNRLNKLYKENIGETEILASLNPIISQYAKERQEGEHFGDFVIRAGYVKEVLSGQDFHS from the coding sequence ATGTCAGATAATAATTTGATGTCGTCGCATAGTGCTCCGCACAGCGATGTAGAAGAAATCAAGCGCAGGAGTCAATACTTGCGGGGAAGTCTTACCGAGACATTACAAGACCCTATCACGGGATCTATACCCGAAGACGATAATCGATTGATGAAACATCATGGTAGTTACATGCAGGACGATCGGGATTTGCGCAATGAGCGGCTGAAGCAGAAGCTCGAACCCGCTTATCAGTTCATGCTCCGAGTGCGTGCGGCTGGTGGCGTTGTCACGCCGGAGCAGTGGCTCATGATGGACAGTGTTGCACAACAATATGCCAATGGAACCATTCGGCTGACGACCCGTCAGTCCTTTCAACTACATGGTGTACTCAAGTGGAACCTGAAGAATACGATCCGTGAAGTTAATGATGCGTTGTTAAGCACATTGGCAGCTTGCGGAGATGTGAACCGTAACGTGATGTGTAACCCGAATCCATACCAATCCGAGGTTCATGCACAAGTGTATGAGTGGGCTGCTAAGGTTAGTGATCATCTTAATCCACGAACTAGAGCCTATCACGAGATCTGGCTTGATGGTGAGAAAGTGGTGGACAGTCAGGCTCATGATGTGGAAATAGAACCGATCTATGGTGCTGTTTATCTACCTCGTAAGTTTAAGATTGGTATCGCTGTCCCTCCATCTAATGATGTTGACGTGTTCTCCCAGGATCTGGGTCTAATTGCTATTGTCGAAGAGGGACGCCTGATCGGATTCAACGTCGCGGTAGGTGGTGGGATGGGGATGGCACACGGTGATCCTAAGACGTATCCCCAAGTAAATAAAATAATTGGGTTCTGCACACCGGAACAGATGATCGACGTAGCAGAGAAGACGGTCACAATCCAACGGGATTACGGTGATCGTGCGGTGCGGAAGCACGCTCGGTTTAAGTACACCATCGATGACCGCGGCTTAGATTGGTTCATCAATGAACTTACGAATCGTCTGGGTTGGAGTCTTGAGGAAGCACGTCCTTACCATTTTGACCATAACGGGGATCGATATGGCTGGGTGAAGGGCAGTAATGGGAAATGGCATTTCACGATGTTTATTCAGAGCGGCCGGATCAAAGACGAGGATGACTATCTTCTGATGACGGGACTTCGGGAAATTGCCAAAGTGCATACAGGAGATTTCCGACTAACTGCGAACCAGAATCTGATTATCGCCAACATAAGTACACAGAAAAAGAAAAAGATCGAGAGAATGATCAAAGAATATGGACTCACGGATGGGATCCACCATTCTGCATTGCGGAGAAACTCGATGGCCTGCGTATCTTTTCCAACCTGTGGACTCGCAATGGCCGAATCGGAGCGCTACCTACCTACGCTGATGGACAAAATCGAGCCTATGCTTGTGGAATCCGGTCTGCGTGAGAAGGAAATCGTCATCCGTATGACCGGTTGCCCAAATGGATGTGCTCGACCGATGTTGGCGGAGATTGCGTTCATTGGTAAGGCTCCCGGAAAATACAACATGTATTTGGGCGGCGGATTTACTGGAAATCGTCTAAATAAGCTGTACAAAGAAAACATCGGTGAGACGGAGATTCTTGCGTCATTGAATCCGATTATTAGTCAATATGCGAAAGAACGTCAGGAAGGCGAACATTTCGGTGATTTTGTTATTCGTGCCGGCTATGTCAAAGAAGTCCTTTCGGGACAGGACTTTCATTCGTAG
- a CDS encoding UbiD family decarboxylase, with product MYRNLEECIIDLEKNGHLVRIKEEVDPYLEMAAIHMKVYEAGGPALLFENVKGSKFRAVSNIFGKIERSKFIFRDTWASVQNVMALRDDPMKALKQPFHNIGNGLAALKALPLKKFGSLPVTAQEIQIADLPLIQHWPMDGGAFITLPQVYTEDPAKPGIMNSNLGMYRVQLSGNEYEMNKEIGLHYQIHRGIGVHQDKANKLGVPLKVSCFVGGPPAHTLSAIMPLPEGLSEMTVAGLLAGRNFRYSYVDGFCISNDADFVITGEIHHGETKPEGPFGDHLGYYSLTHPFPLMKVHKVYAKPNAIWPFTVVGRPPQEDTAFGELIHELTGDAIKHEIPGVKEVHAVDAAGVHPLLFAIGSERYTPYQQVKQPAELLTIANRILGTGQLSLAKYLFITAEENQPIDTHHEVDFLRYILERIDLHRDIHFYTNTTIDTLDYSGTGLNSGSKVVFAAYGDKKRDLCKEVPDELKDIRGFEHAQLIMPGIVVIQGPAFIDYAQAQQELQGLSNAIQSKGPIPSCPMIILSDDSSFMSATIQNFLWATFTRSNPSHDIYGVNGNYENKHWACDNVIIDARSKPHQAPPLIPDPTVEKNIERLFAKGASLGEIKLG from the coding sequence ATGTATCGCAATTTAGAAGAATGTATCATCGATTTAGAAAAGAATGGACATTTAGTCCGCATTAAAGAAGAAGTCGATCCCTACCTTGAAATGGCTGCAATTCACATGAAAGTTTATGAGGCTGGCGGTCCAGCGTTGTTATTTGAGAATGTAAAGGGTTCAAAGTTTCGTGCGGTATCTAACATTTTCGGAAAAATCGAGCGTAGTAAGTTTATCTTCCGAGATACCTGGGCATCGGTACAGAATGTAATGGCTCTGCGGGACGATCCCATGAAAGCGTTAAAACAACCATTTCACAATATTGGAAACGGGTTGGCAGCTTTGAAAGCTCTCCCGTTGAAAAAGTTTGGTAGCCTTCCGGTTACTGCACAGGAAATCCAAATAGCAGACCTTCCGCTGATTCAGCACTGGCCTATGGATGGTGGGGCTTTTATCACCTTGCCCCAAGTGTATACTGAAGACCCAGCAAAACCAGGAATTATGAATTCCAATCTGGGTATGTACCGTGTTCAACTGAGTGGCAATGAATATGAGATGAATAAAGAGATTGGTTTGCACTATCAGATTCACCGTGGTATCGGAGTACATCAGGACAAGGCGAACAAACTAGGAGTCCCTCTAAAAGTGAGTTGTTTTGTAGGGGGGCCACCAGCGCACACGTTGTCAGCTATCATGCCCTTACCAGAAGGTCTGAGCGAGATGACGGTTGCCGGCTTGCTTGCAGGACGTAATTTTCGCTACAGCTATGTCGATGGCTTCTGTATTAGTAATGATGCTGATTTTGTGATAACTGGCGAAATTCACCATGGGGAGACGAAACCAGAGGGACCTTTTGGTGATCATTTGGGCTATTATAGTCTCACTCATCCTTTTCCATTAATGAAAGTACATAAAGTGTATGCCAAGCCAAATGCGATATGGCCGTTTACCGTTGTGGGTCGTCCGCCGCAGGAAGATACCGCATTCGGAGAACTCATTCATGAGTTAACAGGGGATGCGATCAAACATGAAATTCCTGGTGTCAAGGAAGTTCATGCTGTTGATGCTGCGGGTGTACATCCGTTACTTTTTGCGATTGGTAGTGAACGTTACACACCCTATCAGCAAGTCAAACAACCGGCCGAGCTGCTCACGATAGCCAATCGTATTTTAGGAACAGGACAACTGAGCTTGGCGAAGTATTTATTTATAACGGCTGAAGAGAATCAACCCATAGATACGCATCATGAAGTGGATTTTTTGAGATATATATTAGAACGTATTGATCTACATCGCGACATTCATTTTTATACAAATACGACCATCGATACGCTAGATTATTCAGGCACAGGATTAAATAGTGGTAGCAAAGTTGTCTTCGCCGCTTATGGAGATAAGAAGAGGGATTTATGCAAAGAGGTACCTGACGAATTGAAAGACATTCGAGGCTTTGAACATGCACAACTCATAATGCCAGGTATTGTGGTCATCCAAGGACCTGCATTTATTGATTATGCACAAGCACAACAGGAACTACAAGGGTTAAGCAATGCTATTCAATCCAAAGGACCTATCCCATCTTGTCCGATGATCATTCTGAGTGACGATAGCTCATTCATGAGTGCAACAATCCAGAATTTCTTATGGGCTACATTCACGCGCAGCAATCCTTCACATGACATTTATGGAGTGAATGGTAA